tatatgttttatattcaaattagtACATGTGTTAGCAGAtaacccaaaaaaaaagtgtaaaacacGGAGCAGAGCATATTCGATCGTCTTGTCAAATCCACACATCGAACATCCATAACTACGTGTGTGTAGCTACCTAAACGTATGTTTCAGCTCGCGTGATCGAGAGCCAGCAAAAATGAATTCGTATTGCACAGCTGCGAGACGCGACTGAACTTATTTAAATTGATCTGTGTAGCTGGGCGTTTTgctgttaataaaaataacaacagctATCCATTAATTATTAATCACTTAACTAATTTGCAAAGTTTTTAGCGAATCTGTTACGAATTTTAATGAGTCCATACTAAGTGCGGCGGCTGCCCCTTATCAAGACAGCAATATCACAAGTTATTTGCACTGAGTGAGTATGCAAAAATGCGCGTCCCGATTGCGAGACATGAACTTGAGTATTGTACGAATTTATTGCTTCAACTGCTTTGCGAAAGCTCTTGTTGTAGGTGGACTAAATAAGTGAACTtcatttttgatataaaataacCGCGGAGATCTACAACTGACATCACAAACAGTTCATCTCTCTCAAGTCGAGCATCACACTTGCACTCGTGGAAACAGAAAATGCGTGCCTTCATTGTGAGTAGAATTGTTGGACTTATTCAAAGctcaatataaacaaaaaaaatcctaTTCTCAATTTCCAGGTATTAGCTTTGTTCGCCGTAGCGCGTGCTGATGTTGGTGGCTACAACTACCCATCTGCAGGCGGTTCCTTTGGCGGTTTGGGCGGCTCCCACGGCAGCGATGGCGCTGCACAATTGAGTGCACCCATTGGCGGTCATGGCGCTGGACCCGTGAGCAGTGGCGGTATTGGTGATTTCGGTAGCCCACTCAGTCATGCCGGTCACGCGGCACCAGCTCCGGCTGCACCTGAATTCCAGAAGGAATTTTTCACCTACACCGCACCAGAAGCTGACTTCGATGATGATAAGTCTCTGGGTGATTTGTCTGGCTCGTTGAAGAAGAACTTGCGTGTCGTCTTCATTAAGGGACCCGAAAACAATGGACTCTCAGATGCTGCCCTCCAACTGGCTAAACACGCCGGTGAAGAGAGAACCGCCATCTATGTGTTGCAGAAACAAAACGACATCTCGGGCTTGGCTCAGCAATTGCAGAACCTCAACAGACAGAACACCAACAAACCCGAAGTGCACTTCGTTAAATACCGCACACCCGAAGATGCGGCTCACGCTCAACATGCCATCCAACAGCAATACGACGATTTGGGTGGAAAGTCCGTGTCGCATGACGGTGGCTTGGCCCCAGTGCATAACTATGCTTCCCCAGCTGCACCTGCTGCTCCCGTCGCTCCCTCCAACTCATACATTCCCCCCGCAGCACCCGTAGCCAATGCTGCTCCAGTCGCTCCAGTTGCGCCATCGAACTCGTACATTCCACCTGCAGCACCAGCCAACACCTACATTCCTCCCGCCAGCCAGCCACAGGCACCAAGCAACGCCTACTTGCCAATCCTGAAGTTCTAAGGTGATTGTTGACGTAAGCGACTTTATGAGTTATGGTCGTACAAAGTATCAGACAAATCTCCCGCTTACCCTCATTGTATAATAATGTTCATGAATGTGTTACACAACTAGTTTTATTTTGTACATaattagttaataaaaaaacttaaatcaattttaacaaactttgtctcatttaaatattttatctgcGTCTAATTTGTATTCCGTTCGTAACCCTGACCTTCGTCAAGTGATGCTAAGGAACACGTgtaaaatgttgttgttatctAAGCGCAGCTTCATTTGCATACAGAAAATTTAAACACACAACCTTAAACacacaacaaataaaacaaacaacacaACCAAAGTAAGGTGAGCATCTTCAAAAATCTGAATATTCATTGCTTTCTAAGTGATTCGCGCGCTGAAATGAGGTAAAGTGGATCAAAAAAGTCGGTTGACAAATTAATGAAGTTTAGAAGGCAGCTGCTACTTGGTTGTTAACAACTAGACGGGTagcaatatttgattttagttaGGCAAGGGTTAtattgtgggcaaaaaatagtaagactttttagtttaaatttcgaACGAAAATCCAGAGTAAtacgattggttccaaattacttcattttttcgaaaaacagcgtcacgTTAACTTCTGTAAGCAATGCCTTCTGACTACCACGAGGTCAAGAAACACATTATTACTACcgatgagtcttgaatctatgctgacgatccggaaacagacgatagatcggccgaatatcgtgacgaagttgagccgaagccgaaaaaactatgtcaaagcaggtcaaaaatcaaggctatgttggcagttttgaaattttgcggtCAAGTGTGGCTTATTTATACGGAGCAATTGGTAACAAATTACATGTTATAGTGTCTGTCAAGTTATGTTATACAGTCTCTCAACTAAGAGATATGAACTATGCCATATAAAGTCCACCAGTATACGCAAATTTTATTCTTAAGACATAACGATGGTTAGATCCCATTACTTGTACTAATTTAGCCAAAATGCGAAGTGATAGGGGTACCTTCTTATATTCTCTTTATTCAAAAGCTAAACTATTTGATCAAATTTAGCACGGACTGGTTCATATAAACTGTGAGCGGAAAGCAAATCGATTGCAAATTTTTTCCTAGATTGATGTCATCTTTATGCTTCTGTGAAGTTCGATTTCCATATGTCAGTTAATTTGAGAGCCGTTGGCTTACGGTAACGATTTTGGTTGACAGTTTGTGTTTTATATCATGGTTTTGGGTTGCCTTGTTTATCACGAAAATAAGTATTTGAGCCGCAAAAAGCTTTCAGTGATGGCCGTGAAGCCATTGAGAGAGACTCATTTGAGcttcttattgaaaaattacagaaatagTGCTTGAAAAGCATGAGATTTGCATCAGTAAGATAGCAGAGATACGCAATATCGATTATGGATCATGTAAGctttttggttaatgttttgggtatgaaacttGTCAATGCTGAACCCGTACCAAGAGTTCTGATATTTTTCTGCAAAAACGAGGTCGCTTAGATATACCAAATGGGATGCTTGTTAACGAAACTCAATTCCTCAAACGCAATATTACTGATGACGATACGTGGCTTATGCGAATCACATCGAAAATATCCAACAATCTAAAAATTGGCGCTCAAAACTGAGACGAAACCGGAAAAAATGAACAATGAGCACCTACCAGAGGTTTTTAACAAGTGCATAGGAATTGGATAAATCACGGACATGCTTGTATTGACCCTAGAAGCCCATTTTGAAAGCGATAATAAGACATGCATTGAAATTTGAGAAATTAAAGCTTTCTTGTCAATccaggtcaaatttgatcagctgaTATAAAATGCACCGTATATTCATTGATTTCAATGATACTCTtaaatttatgtcaaaattGTTATAATATGCCGAAGAAGTCAATTAATCGATCTGGAATGTAGATTCAGCTCATAAGTTATTTTGGTTTAAGTGAGGTCATAAAAGGTAATGAAGCATTGACATGAATCAATGAAATTAAGGCGTTTAAACACACAGCGAATAAAATGTTGTTATTTAACATAAGCATAGCTACACTAGACTCTAGTTTTAAGGGAGATTTTACAGATAAATTTGAGATAGAAAACGTTTGAAATTGGTGAGACCCTTTGAAGTCAAATAATATACGAAtggaaaaataaactaataaaataaagcGAAATCACCCTTCCTTAATTTCCTCCCTATAAAGCtttacacatataaataattatatatgcaaGTAGTTATATAACGGGTGTTCTTTGAGACGTTAGTTCCAGTGCGGCAGTACTTATTTCAGAGTTAGTCTCGTTGAaagctgttacttgatttatactcagtttgGTTTGCCATTTATAATGAGCAGACTTACTGTAAAAGAACGGTTGCAAatcttgcaaaatttattaccaaaatagtgACTCAGTAGGGGCGACTCATCGCGCGCTGTGTCCAATATTCGATCAACAAAACATAATAAACCTACACGGTTGGTAATTCAAGCAATCATGGATCAGTGTCACACTATGTTAACTCCAGAGAATATAAGCGAATAAAAAACTGAAGACGGACGATCAATAAGCACGTCGCACGTCCGGTGTATGGGCCCCAAATGTGATGGCCAACGATCCCGATTTTCacaataatattttgttcagcaatgaagcTCATTTTTGGTGGAATgggtttattaattaaaaaaattgttcctcATTTAGAGTGATGATAATTCACAAGTCATTATTGAGATGCCgttatattcgaaaaaaatcaatgttttcTGTGCTCTATGGACATAATTTCTATATTtatccatatttatttataaatgaaacCGCCCATAGTATTACACTTAATGGCAAAAACAGTAAAgccataattaattacttttcgtGTTTGAATTTGATAATCTTGATGACGTCGCTACATAtcatacagccaacgaaacaatccACAATTTATTGAAGGCAACTTTTGGTAAGCACAATATCTAACCTTACACCTGTGTCGTGCCTTCAAGATCATGCAATTTTGCGCCGCTGGACTATTTTTAATGAGGTTTTGTGAAGTCGCTGGTCTATGACGATAAGTCCGAGACCAGGGACGTCTTGAAAGAGAAAATTCAGCGCTTTGTCGAAAAATGGACCTCTTGGCTGTAATTTATTAAAGCCAACCGCGGTGGTAGGTTCcgcgttatttttaaaatataatggcAACTCTtgtatttataataaagctaaacTCTTGAccataacattaaatttatgCGTTTATTTCTTCTTAAAAACCATATTACTAAAACAGCACCCTTTATtgacaatattaaaatatacacactCACTATTCCATATATGGAATTAAAAAGTTATGCTGCCTGTCAAGCTTTCGCTCACAGGATTAACCTGTCTGAATACtgtcatttgtatatattttttgcctcGCAGCTAATGCGGGCTGCCTGCCGCAAGAAAAACATTACTATGCACAAAAACAAGCTGCCAACTAATCCACTTATGGCTTCGGCAAAACATCGACAGAgagccaaacaacaacaacaacaaaaaccagcaacaacaaagtgtgTGTGGCGATAAAAGGTGGGTGTGTGAAAGCTATTAATTTGTAAAAGTGTCAATTAATAGCGGCAGTTTGAGGCAGCAAGTTGAGGTGTGTGAACCAAACAAGCCTGCGCTTCGTGAATTTACGACcgaaaataaattagtaaactagcagatgtatgtatgtatttaaatgcgTGAAGCGCGTACATTATATATGATTAGAGGATATAAATTGCATGTAAAAACGCTTTGCCACAAGCCAAGTGAAATAAGCGGCAATAATCTTAAGTAAGTGCGcgcatgtgagtgtgtgcgtttAATAGATAAGCTTCATATACATAAACCTGAAGTCTAACCCAATTTATTTGCAAACTCAAATGCACAACTTTTTATGCTCAGCGCGCTTTAAAGCAAAGCGACGAAGGCGGCGGCGCGTACATGCCACGTGTGGCGAGGCGTGTTAAAAACGGGAAGCTGCGTGCAACGAAAGTCAATACATAATGTTGAGTGTTACTGCGCTGcaacagttgttgttgtcgttgttttttttttgcatttttcccCCACTTGTTTCAgcgttttgtctttattttgAAGCGGTCAAAAAGTACTTTACACGTTGTTGCACAATTTATGATTGTGCAGCGTGCAGACGCTTCCTGTTGCATTTTTATCGCTGCCACGTTTTAATGCGGTGGCGCTGTGTGCGCGTCTGCCTTTCTTGCTCGATGGCTTTTTGCAGTTGATTTTCGGTTTGCTATTTTAGTCCTTGGTAGGTGGTGGGCGGAGCTGCAGAGCAAAGTAATACTCATAAAGGGCGGACACACGTGTCTACATTCCACTGATAACCCAATAAACCAAACATTAATGAAGAaaagaatattaatattaatttaaatatcagTTAGATGTAACAAGCGCGAGAGATTTAGTTCGCGAGAGACTCTGGAGGGACTTGTTTAAGTGACGCTGTGCTTGGAACTTGTGGAGCATTTCAATGGACCCGAAATTATCAAGGGATATTGTTATCAAGTATGAGATGAAACGTTTAATATGACCATGGGGCCGCACCCAATTCAGATAAACTCacatttcaaaaactttaactCCCATAATGCAATGCCACTGAGTGATAGTCTGATTTATGTTAACTTTAAGGAAACTTGAAAGACTATTATTTGTTagtaaatcttcttcttctttaatggcgtagataccgcttacgcgccAATTCGTGATACCAAGTGCAGTCAAGTTCTTCTCCACTTcgtctctccaacggagtggaggtcttcctctttctctgcttccccagACGGCataatactttcagagctggagtatttttaTCCATAAGGACGACATGAACTAGCCAGCGCAGCTGATGTctctaattcgctgaactatgtcaagaGATCATCGTTCCAGCGAAAACGCTATTCGCCTTTGCCAATCCGCAAAGAACCATTAATCtaccgcagaacctttctctcgaaaaatcgTAACTCGTCTCATCAGACattgtcatcgtccacgcctctgcaccattaagcaggacgagaataatgagtgacttatagagtttggattttgttcgtcgagaggagtttacttctcaattgcctactcagtccgaagtagctcctgttggcaagagttatactgcgttggatttcgaggctgacattgttgttgttgccaatgctggtttcaagatagacgatattatctacgacttcgaagttatgactaccAACAGCCCTGCTTCACAGAcaacccatttgctttgctccTCTATCTTGTTAGTAAGTAGTTACCt
The sequence above is drawn from the Bactrocera tryoni isolate S06 chromosome 1, CSIRO_BtryS06_freeze2, whole genome shotgun sequence genome and encodes:
- the LOC120777263 gene encoding uncharacterized protein LOC120777263, whose amino-acid sequence is MRAFIVLALFAVARADVGGYNYPSAGGSFGGLGGSHGSDGAAQLSAPIGGHGAGPVSSGGIGDFGSPLSHAGHAAPAPAAPEFQKEFFTYTAPEADFDDDKSLGDLSGSLKKNLRVVFIKGPENNGLSDAALQLAKHAGEERTAIYVLQKQNDISGLAQQLQNLNRQNTNKPEVHFVKYRTPEDAAHAQHAIQQQYDDLGGKSVSHDGGLAPVHNYASPAAPAAPVAPSNSYIPPAAPVANAAPVAPVAPSNSYIPPAAPANTYIPPASQPQAPSNAYLPILKF